The nucleotide window TCGCGGGAGCAGAGCAGTGCGGCGAGGGTCAGGTAGCCGCCGGTCAGCGCCTTGCCCACGCACATCACGTCCGGCGCAACGCCGGCCCACGCGGACGCGAAAAGCCGGCCCGTGCGGCCGAAGCCGGTGGCGATCTCGTCGAAAATCAGCAGCAGTCCATGCTCGTCCGCCACCCGGCGCAGGGCCTGCAGGCATTCAGGGGCGTAGCTGTACATGCCACCGGCGCCCTGCAGCACCGGCTCCACAATGATGCCGGCCAGCTCGCCCGCATGCCGCGCCGCCGCCTCTTCCAGCTCCGCGATCCAACCTGACACCTCGGACGCGTCGGCGACCAGTCCGCCGTCGTTGTTCAGGCGCGCCGCCGGCGGACGCGGCAGGAAGCGCTGCTGCGCGACCAGGCCGGGGAACGCAGTGTGCATGCCGTCCACCGGATCGCACACGCTCATCGCCGCGAACGTGTCGCCGTGGTAGCCGCCGCGCAGGGCCAGGAACTGCTGGCGGCCGGGCCGGCCCACGGCTGCCTGGTACTGCACTGCCAGCTTGAGGGCTACCTCCACCGAGACGGAGCCGGAGTCAGCGAAAAACACATGCTCCAGCGGCTCCGGCGCCAACTCCACCAACTGCTCGGCGAGCCGGACAGCCGGCTCGTGGGTGAGGCCGCCGAACATGACATGGCTGAACTGCTCCGTCTGCCGGCGGACCGCCTCGTCCAGCACCGGGTGCCGGTAGCCATGGATGGCAGACCACCAGGAGCTCATCGCGTCCACAGCCTCGAAGCGCTTGCCGTCCGCGGCCTGAAGCCGGAGCCGGACTCCTGACGCACCGGTGACGGCGTAGGGATCCGGCCCGTCCAGCGGGGCATACGGATGCCAGACCAGACCGCGGTCGCGGGCGATGAGCGACGGCGCAGCGGTGCGTGTTCCGGCGTGGGTTTCCGCCGGGCCCGCAGTCGAAGCCGCTGCGGCGGCGAGGGCAGTTTCAGACATTGGGGGCGAGTTCCGTACCGGCGCCGCGGCGGCGGATGGTGACCTGGCCTGCGGAAGCCGGGACACCGCCGTCGTTGTTTGCCTGCATCTTGCCGAAGTCAGCGGACCCAGCGGACCCAGCAGACGCAGCAGGCGCAGCGGGCTCAGCGGGCGCGGCGGAAGAATCCGGGCCGGCACCCAGGACCACGAAGCCGTTGTCGGCGATCATGTCCAGATCCGCCTTGGCCTCCTGGCCCTCGCTGGTGAGGTAGTCGCCCAAAAAGAGCGAGTTGGCCACCTGCAGGGCCAGCGGCTGCAGCGAACGAAGGTGCATTTCGCGGCCGCCGGCCATGCGCAGTTCGGTGGCGGGGCAGGCGAAGCGGATCATCGCAAGGATGCGCAGGCAGTGGGCCGGGGTCAGTAACCAGGTGCCTTCCAGCGGCGTGCCCTCGAACGGCATCAGGAAGTTGACCGGGATGGAGTCGCTATCCAGCTCGCGCAGCGCGAAGACCGCATCGATCAGCTCGTTGTCGGTCTCGCCCATGCCTACGATCAGGCCCGAGCAGGGGGAGAGCCCGGCGTCCTTGGCGTGCTCAACAGTGCGCACGCGGTCGGCGTATTCGTGCGTGGTGCAGATGTCAGCGTAGTTGGACTCGCTGGTGTTGAGGTTGTGGTTGTAGGCGTCCACGCCGGCGTTCTTGAGCTTGGCGGCCTGGCCGTCCTTGAGGATGCCGAGGCAGGCGCAGACCTCCACCTGCGGGTGCTCGTCCTTGAGCCCCTCCACCATGGAAGCCACGCGGTCGACATCCCGGTCGGTGGGTCCCTTGCCGCTGGCCACGAGGCAGACGCGCGAGGCGCCGGCGCGGATGCCGGTGGCGGCCTGCTGCACGGCTTCCTCGGGCTTGAGCCAGGTGTACTTGAGGATTTGTGCGGCGGAACCGAGGCGCTGGGAGCAGTAGGTGCAGTCCTCGGGACACAGTCCCGATTTGAGGTTCACCAGATAGTTGACTTTGACGGTGTTGGCGAAGTGCGCGCGGCGCAGCCGGCCCGCGGCGGCCACGACGTCGAGGAGCTGCTCATCGGTGGAGTGCAGGACGGCGAGGGCTTCCTCGAGGGTCAGGGTGGCGCCGGCCAGTTGCCGGTCGGCCAGGTCTTGGAAGTAATTGAACACCGTTCAAGTTTGTTGAGGCGCGGGGGTTCTGTCAATAAAGATTGAACGGTGTTCAAGATTGTGACGTGCCGGCCAGCGGCGGCGTCCACGACCCGCTGATCCCTTTAGGCTTGCCCGTCCCTCAAACCGACTGGCAGGGTCTCAGCGCTGGGTTTCGGCGTAGAACCATCCGATGTGCTCGCGAAGCAGCTGGGAAGCCCGCTTGCCCTCGCCTGCGGACACCGCTGCCAAGATGCCGTGGTGCTGGCCGCGGAGTACGTCGGCGACCGGTTCCCACGCCTCGTCGCTGCGGATCGACTCCGCAACGTAGTCACTGATGGACAGGCGCAGTGACTCCATCATCGCCTCGATGACTGCATTGCCGGCGAGCGAGGAAAGCAGGACATGGAAGCGGGCATCGAGCGAATGGAAGTCCGCACGGGCGAGCTTCGGGTCGTCCATCAACTCCAGCAGTTCTGCGGCCTCGTCGAGCTTGGCCCGGGTTGCCTCGTTCTCCGGATCAATGGTGGCTGCCTCGGCGGCTCCGGTTTCGAGCAGGATACGCGTCTGCACGATCTCGCCGACAGTCAACTGGCGGGTTGCCACATGCAACCGCAGTGCGGCGGCCAGCCCGGAGGCGGGCTGGGACACGATAACCGCGCCTGCATTGGGACCGGAGCCGGTGGAAGTACGTACCACTCCGAGCACGTCCAGAATGCGGATGGCATCGCGTACGGATGCCCGGGACAGCCCGTGCCTTTCCGCCAGTGTCCGTTCGCCGGGTAGCTGATCGCCGAGTTTGAGTGCCCCGGAGCGCAGCTCCGCCTCGATACTTTGGAGCACCGCCTCGTAGGCGCGCGGTGCGGGTTTAGCCATCTTGCTGGTCACTGCTTCATCTTCGCATGCACAGGCGGCCGGGGACGCTTGGGCAAAGCACCCGCCGAGGTGCGAAACCGGGAGCGACGCGCGCCGGCCAACGGCCGTTACGGCATGATGGAACAGGACTATGTTTGACTTCGGCGCACGGATCAGGAGGAATGGATGAGCCTCACCCGACGGCAGATTGTGGATACTGCCATGGATATCCTGCGCAACTACGGCCTGGGCGACCTGTCCATGCGGCGGCTTGCCCGTGATCTGGGTGTCCAGCCCGGGGCGCTCTATTGGCACGTGAAAAACAAGCAGGACCTGCTGGGCGTGCTGGCCGAACAGATTTTGGCGGAGGTCGACGCAGATACGGGTGACACCGCATCCGCGGACGGGGATCCTGTTCGCCGGCTGGCCGCGGACATCCGCGCGGCGCTGCTGGCCGTTCGGGACGGTGCCGACGTGGTGTCGCTGGCGCATG belongs to Arthrobacter crystallopoietes and includes:
- a CDS encoding FadR/GntR family transcriptional regulator, whose amino-acid sequence is MTSKMAKPAPRAYEAVLQSIEAELRSGALKLGDQLPGERTLAERHGLSRASVRDAIRILDVLGVVRTSTGSGPNAGAVIVSQPASGLAAALRLHVATRQLTVGEIVQTRILLETGAAEAATIDPENEATRAKLDEAAELLELMDDPKLARADFHSLDARFHVLLSSLAGNAVIEAMMESLRLSISDYVAESIRSDEAWEPVADVLRGQHHGILAAVSAGEGKRASQLLREHIGWFYAETQR
- a CDS encoding adenosylmethionine--8-amino-7-oxononanoate transaminase; translation: MSETALAAAAASTAGPAETHAGTRTAAPSLIARDRGLVWHPYAPLDGPDPYAVTGASGVRLRLQAADGKRFEAVDAMSSWWSAIHGYRHPVLDEAVRRQTEQFSHVMFGGLTHEPAVRLAEQLVELAPEPLEHVFFADSGSVSVEVALKLAVQYQAAVGRPGRQQFLALRGGYHGDTFAAMSVCDPVDGMHTAFPGLVAQQRFLPRPPAARLNNDGGLVADASEVSGWIAELEEAAARHAGELAGIIVEPVLQGAGGMYSYAPECLQALRRVADEHGLLLIFDEIATGFGRTGRLFASAWAGVAPDVMCVGKALTGGYLTLAALLCSREVAAAITASEFRALLHGPTFMANPLACAVATASLELLESADWRKQVQQVQQGLSAALAPAAGLASVRDVRVLGAVGVVQLDGPVDIPALTRAALEHGVWVRPFRDLIYTMPPYISSAQDISAIGAGITAAIAGMHG
- the bioB gene encoding biotin synthase BioB; this encodes MFNYFQDLADRQLAGATLTLEEALAVLHSTDEQLLDVVAAAGRLRRAHFANTVKVNYLVNLKSGLCPEDCTYCSQRLGSAAQILKYTWLKPEEAVQQAATGIRAGASRVCLVASGKGPTDRDVDRVASMVEGLKDEHPQVEVCACLGILKDGQAAKLKNAGVDAYNHNLNTSESNYADICTTHEYADRVRTVEHAKDAGLSPCSGLIVGMGETDNELIDAVFALRELDSDSIPVNFLMPFEGTPLEGTWLLTPAHCLRILAMIRFACPATELRMAGGREMHLRSLQPLALQVANSLFLGDYLTSEGQEAKADLDMIADNGFVVLGAGPDSSAAPAEPAAPAASAGSAGSADFGKMQANNDGGVPASAGQVTIRRRGAGTELAPNV
- a CDS encoding TetR/AcrR family transcriptional regulator C-terminal domain-containing protein, yielding MSLTRRQIVDTAMDILRNYGLGDLSMRRLARDLGVQPGALYWHVKNKQDLLGVLAEQILAEVDADTGDTASADGDPVRRLAADIRAALLAVRDGADVVSLAHALNPEALPAIATLRTLLQDAGLTDQQTRWGARTLTHFILGAVAEEQTHADLAAAGLLPENVRQDNDDEAFLFGVDAVLAGLRAR